CGAGGACGGCGGCGATCGGGGTGGGGGTGTCGAACTTCTGCATCGTGCTCTCCTCCTGCGGTCGTTGTTTCTGACGCAGGAAACGCTACGTTGCGTTCAAGAATCGAGCAACAATGGCGTCGCGCGTAATCAGCATCGATGCAGGTAGAGGGCGAGAAATCATTGCAACGGTTTTGAATCTAACGCAACAGCTCTCTTTGTTCGTTGCAATGGATTGAGAGTGAACGCTATGCCCCAAGGCGCTCCATCAGCCCGGCCGCCAGCGCCGGCACCCCGCGCTCCTGCCGCAGCCGCCGGTTGAGCCGGACGACGGCACGGCGGAGAGCGGCGGCTTCGTCGGGGCCGAAGGGACGTACTGCGCAAGGGGGTTGAGCGATTCGTCGGCGCGAAGTTCGCGATCCTCGCCGCCGCGCTGTGGCTGCGCCCGCTCAACTACGCCTACCGGGCGGCCGGGGTAACGACCGCCCTGTCCCTGCTCCTCGGCTACTTCGGCCAGGACGCGGTGAGTCTGCTACCGAGCGCGACCCTGTCCATCACGGCGGCGTGGTGGCTGATGCCGGTTCAGCGCCCGAAGCGGTGAAGGAAGTTGCTCCAGGTGCCGGGGGAGAGGGTGAGGATGGGGCCGGTGGGGTTCTTGGAGTCGCGGATGTGGATGGCGGCGGGGTGGGTGGCTACCTCGACGCAGTTGCCGCCCTCATCGCTGCTGTAGCTGGACTTGCGCCAGGAGCAGGCGACTTCGAGGCAGTCGCCGCCCTGGCTGCCGCTGTAGCTGGACTTGAACCATGCGAGTGCTGCTGCGGTTTTCATGACCCTCCTAGCAGTCCTTCCAGCAGGCGCACGCTCTCGTCAGGTGAGAGGGCCTGTGACCGCAGCATTCCATACTGGAGGTGATAGTCGCTGACGTCGTCGGGATCATCTACGAGGAAGCTGGCGCGCTGCACCTCGAGGTAGACCAGACGCTCGTACTCGGGTGTCTCCAGCAGCACCATGGGGCCGTCGAGACAGGCGTGTGGCGTGCGGCTCTCGGGCATGATCTGGAAGCTCATGTGGACGGGCTCGGTGTACTCCAGGATCTGCCGAATCTGTTCCCGCATGACCTCGGGCCCGCCGACCTCCCGCCGCAGGATGCTCTCCTCCAGGACGAAGTGGCCCACAGGTGGCCGATCCCGTTGCCAGATCAACTGCCGTTCCATGCGGGCGCTCACCCACTGCTCGGCTGTCTCGCTCCCGAGTGCCGGATAGCGGTAGTCGAACACGGCGCGGCAGTAGTCCCTCGTCTGGAGGAGCCCCGGAACCACCAGGCCTTGGTACGACAGGATGCTCACGGCCTCCTGCTCGTGATCCACCAGCCCCTGCGCGAACTGAACGATCTTTTCCCGCACCGGCATCTTCTCCACCAGCACCCCCAACGCCCCGCCCGTATCGAGCAGTTCGTCGAACTGGTCGGCGCGATCCGGCTGAAGTGCCATCCTCCCCTGCTCGATCGACCGCACCGTGTCGACGGAGAGGCTTGCCAGCTCCGCGAACTGTTCCTGCGTGAGACGGGCCTTCTTCCTGAAGTGCGCCACGAGCGCACCGACCGCGTGCCAGGAACCGACCTTCCTGGGCTTCATCGCCACGTGCATGCGTGTCCCTTTCCCCCGGGCGCACCGAAACCGCTCGTAGTGGAGTCGTAGTAATCAGAACTACGACTTCACTCACTGAGCCACTGTAGTGACGCACGGTGACACTGGCCCCATGAACGCGGAACCCCAACACCCCCACACCCGCGAGGCGTTCTACCGCCGTGACCGTAGGTCGGTCCGCCTGGCCAGAGACTTCACGCGCTCGGCGCTGACGGACTGGGATCTCGCCTCACGCTCGGACGACGTACTCCTCTGCGTCAGCGAACTGGCGACGAACGCGCTGCTCCACGGCGTACCACCGGGCCGGGGCTTCGCTCTCCACCTGGCCCTCCACCTCGATGACGACACCCTGCGCATCGAAGTCCACGACAGCGGTCCCGGTGAGGTAGGCATCCCGGATGCCGCTCCGGAGTCGGAACACGGCCGGGGTCTGATGCTCGTCGCGGCGCTCGCGGACAAGTGGGGCGTCGGAGAGCGGAACCCGGGCAAGTTCGTGTGGGCCGAGTTCTCGTGTGACCGTGGGGCCGCCCGCTTCTTGCACGGTGCCGTGCTTCCGTGGCCCGAGTAGGAGGACGGCCCCTCGCTGCGGAGGCGAGGGGCCGGGCCCGGAGCTGGGGGCGGAGGTTACTGGGTGATGAACCAGTAGCCCGCGGGCTGGTCCCGCTGTTCTGATTCCATCCGGCGACCTGGATGCGGTTGGTGTCGCCCTGGTGTCGTAGAACTCCAGTTGCCGGCCGTTGGTGCCGGCGAAGGCGGAGCCGGAAGCGCCGCTCACACGTTCTTGATCGCCGAGATGTCGAAGTTCAGCTTGATCTTGTCGGAGACCAGGACGCCGCCGGTCTCCAGCGCCGCGTTCCAGGTCAGACCCCACTCGGAGCGCAGGATCTCGGTCCTGCCCTCGAATCCGACGCGCTCGTTGCCGAACGGGTCGGTCGCGGCGCCGTTGAACTCGAGGTCGATGCTGATCGGCTTGGTCACGCCGAGCAGCGAGAGTTCGCCGGTGATGCGGTAGTCGTCGCCGCCCAGGGCCTCCGCCTTGGTGGAACGGAAGGTCATGGTCGGGAACTCGTCGATCTTGAAGAAGTCGGACGACTTCAGATGACCGTCCCGGTCCGCGTTGCCCGTGGCGATGCTCTCCATCTTGACGTCGAGCGTGGCAGTCGACCTGCCGGGGTCCGCCCCGTCCAGGTGCAGCGTGCCCGTGAAGTCGTCGAAGCCGCCCTTGACGTTGGTGACCATGGCGTGCCGGGCGGTGAAACCGATCGTGGTGTGCGCAGGGTCGATCGTGTAGTCACCGGTCAGCGCGGTCAGGTCGGCGCCGGCCGGCGCGGCGGTGGTCTCGGGGGTGCTGTCCTTGCGGCTGAAGATGCCCATGACGTGCTCCAGGAAAAGTGTCTGTTGAACATTAAACGAACCCGTTGAGTTCGAAGGTAGACCCATTCGGTTCAGTTTTCAACATCATCCGCTGCGTGTTTTCGACGTCGCAGGGAGTGACGTCGTGCGCCCTTCGCTGCTACAACTGCGGTGGCCGCCGAGCCGGAGGGAGCGAGGAGGGCGATGACCGGTCCCCTGTGGATGCCCCGGCGGGCTCTGCTGGCCGCCGCTCTCCTCCCTGTCCTGGACTCGGTCCCGGCCCTGGCCCTGGCTCCCGACGCCCGGGCCGACGGCGGCTCCTGCGACACCCTGCGCCGCCGCTGGCTCGGCATCGCCCTCGGCACGGGCTACGACCCCGGCGTCGAGCCCTACGCCTCCCGGCTCGCCCAACTCGGCACCCGGGCACGCGAGTTCGCGGCAACCATGGCCCCGGCCGCCGGCTCCCTCTGGCCCGGACACCCCTTCGACCCGCCGTCCGGCATCACCTTCAGCTACGACCGCCTGTGGACCCTGGCCCAGGCCTACGTCCAGCCCGCGACCGGCGCCACGGGCGACCCCGCGCTCCTCGCCGCCGTACTGCGCGGTCTCGACCATCTCTCCGCCACCGTCTACAACCCCTCGACCAGCCGCTACGGCAACTGGTGGGAGTGGCAGATCGGCAGCCCTCGCCTGCTCCTGGACATCACCGCCGCCCTGTACGAGTGGCTTGGCGCCGACCGCGTCGACGCCGTGTGCGCGGCCGTGGACCACTTCATCCCGGACGCCCTGCTCACCGACTACTCCGGTACCTCGACCGGCGCCAACCGCGTCGACCTGTGCCGCTGCGTCGCCCTGCGCGGCATCCTCGGCCGCGACGCCGGCCGCGTCTCCCTCGCCCGTGACGCGCTCTCGCCCGTCTTCCCGTACGTCACCCGGGGTGACGGGCTCTACGCCGACGACTCCTTCGTCCAGCACATCTGGGTCGCCTACTCGGGGACGTACGGCCAGGTCCTGCTCGACGGCCTCGGGCGGCTGTTCGCCCTCCTCGCCGGATCGCCGTGGGAGGTCACCGACCCCGCCCGGCAGCACATCCTCGACGCCGTCGAGCACGCCTTCGCGCCCCTGATCCATGACGGCCTGGTGATGGACTGCGTCAACGGCCGGGCCGTCAGCCGGGGTTACCTCCGCGGCGACGACCTGCACCTCATGCGCAGCGACCACTTCCACGGGCAGGCGCTCATCGCCGCGATCGCGCTGCTCGCGGACGGGGCGGGACAGGAGCGGCGGGAGCGGTGGTACGGGCTGGTGAAGGGATGGATCCAACGGGACGCCGTGACACCTGTACTGACGGCTGGTCAGTTCGGAGTCGCCGATCTCGCGCGACTTCACGCCATCGCCGACTCGTCCGTCCCGCCGGCCGCGGAACCCCTCGGCCACCGGCTCTTCCCGGCCATGGACCGCGCCGTCCACCGCGGGCCCCGCTTCACCGCCGCCCTCTCCATGGCCAGCGACCGCATCGCCCACTACGAGTGCGGCAACGGCGAGAACCCGCGGGGCTGGCACACCGGATCCGGGATGCTGTACTGGTGGCCGCAGGGCTCCAGTGACCAGTACACCGACTGGTTCTGGCCGACCGTCGACTGGTACCGGCTGCCCGGCACCACCGTCTCCACCAAGCGGCTCGCCGACCGCGCCGGCGGCGAGTGGGGCGAGCCGAAGCCGGACGTGCGCTGGGTGGGCGGGGCCACCGATGGCCGGTACGCGGCCGTCGGACAGCATCTGAAAGGCCTCGGCTCCACCCTGCGGGCCCGCAAGTCCTGGTTCTTCCTCGACGACGCGGTGGTCTGCCTCGGTGCCGGGATCACCTGCGCCGACGGCGTCCCGGTCGAGACGGTCGTCGATAACCGCAACCTGGGCGAGAGCGGCACCCGGACCTTCGTACGCGGCCCGAACTGGGCGCACTTGGCGGGCCACGGTGGCTGGATCCTGACGTCCGGAGGCGAGCTGCACACCCTGCGCGAGAACCGCACCGGCGCCTGGTCCGACATCAACACCGGGGGTACGACCGAGCGGCGCACCCGGCGCTGGCAGACCCTGTGGCTCGACCACGGCACCGATCCGGACGGCGCCGGCTATGTCTACGTCGTGCTGCCCGGCGCCTCCGCCGCCGAGACCGCCGCCCGCGCCACCGGCCGCCCCTGGCTGTGGGTCCTCGCCAACGATCCCGTGGCGCAGGCTGTCGCCGTGCCCCGGCTGGGGCTGACCGGGGCGAACTTCTGGCGGGCCGGTACGGTGGGGGATCTGGCCGTCTCGGCGGGCGCGAGCGTGCTCGTCGTGTGCCGGGGCCGTACGGCCACCCTCCGGGTGAGCGAGCCGCCCCGAACGGGCGAGCCGCTGGAGATCGTCTGGGACCGTCCGGTGCGGGCGGTGACCCGGGCCGGCGACGGCGTGGAGGTTCTGTCCGCGGGCCACTGTCTGAGGCTCCGTGTCACTCCGGGGATGGCATGCGCCAGCCACGAATGTGAGGTGGCTCTCAGGTGACGCCTTTGTGGCGCCCCTACAACGCCGACGCCCTCTAAGCAGTCGGAAAGGCTGCACACGGCCATGGTTCTGTTCACTGGTACCAGGAAAACGGGCCGGAGACTGTACGGAGTCAACGGCTCGCTTTCCTTGGTGTCCTTCGTAAGGTCGCTACATGACCGTTTTGGAAGAGACGACGGGTGAGCCGACCGGCGAGCCGACGGACGCGCGCGGACGGGTCGCCGAGCTGCACGACATTCGTGCCCAGGCCGTGGCGGGCCCGAGCGAGAAGGCGACCGAGGCGCAGCACGCCAAGGGCAAGCTGACCGCGCGGGAGCGGATCGAGCTGCTCCTGGACCCGGGGTCCTTCCAGGAGGTCGAGCAGCTGCGTCGGCACCGGGCGACCGGTTTCGGCCTGGAGACGAAGAAGCCGTACACCGACGGTGTCATCACCGGCTGGGGCACGGTCGAGGGCCGCACGGTCTTCGTGTACGCCCATGACTTCCGGATCTTCGGCGGTGCGCTGGGCGAGGCCCACGCCACCAAGATCCACAAGATCATGGACATGGCCATCGCGGCCGGCGCGCCCCTGGTCTCCCTGAACGACGGCGCGGGCGCCCGTATCCAGGAGGGCGTCTCGGCGCTCGCC
The genomic region above belongs to Streptomyces sp. CG1 and contains:
- a CDS encoding DUF397 domain-containing protein — its product is MKTAAALAWFKSSYSGSQGGDCLEVACSWRKSSYSSDEGGNCVEVATHPAAIHIRDSKNPTGPILTLSPGTWSNFLHRFGR
- a CDS encoding Scr1 family TA system antitoxin-like transcriptional regulator, producing MHVAMKPRKVGSWHAVGALVAHFRKKARLTQEQFAELASLSVDTVRSIEQGRMALQPDRADQFDELLDTGGALGVLVEKMPVREKIVQFAQGLVDHEQEAVSILSYQGLVVPGLLQTRDYCRAVFDYRYPALGSETAEQWVSARMERQLIWQRDRPPVGHFVLEESILRREVGGPEVMREQIRQILEYTEPVHMSFQIMPESRTPHACLDGPMVLLETPEYERLVYLEVQRASFLVDDPDDVSDYHLQYGMLRSQALSPDESVRLLEGLLGGS
- a CDS encoding ATP-binding protein is translated as MNAEPQHPHTREAFYRRDRRSVRLARDFTRSALTDWDLASRSDDVLLCVSELATNALLHGVPPGRGFALHLALHLDDDTLRIEVHDSGPGEVGIPDAAPESEHGRGLMLVAALADKWGVGERNPGKFVWAEFSCDRGAARFLHGAVLPWPE
- a CDS encoding YceI family protein — translated: MGIFSRKDSTPETTAAPAGADLTALTGDYTIDPAHTTIGFTARHAMVTNVKGGFDDFTGTLHLDGADPGRSTATLDVKMESIATGNADRDGHLKSSDFFKIDEFPTMTFRSTKAEALGGDDYRITGELSLLGVTKPISIDLEFNGAATDPFGNERVGFEGRTEILRSEWGLTWNAALETGGVLVSDKIKLNFDISAIKNV
- a CDS encoding polysaccharide lyase 8 family protein, with the protein product MTGPLWMPRRALLAAALLPVLDSVPALALAPDARADGGSCDTLRRRWLGIALGTGYDPGVEPYASRLAQLGTRAREFAATMAPAAGSLWPGHPFDPPSGITFSYDRLWTLAQAYVQPATGATGDPALLAAVLRGLDHLSATVYNPSTSRYGNWWEWQIGSPRLLLDITAALYEWLGADRVDAVCAAVDHFIPDALLTDYSGTSTGANRVDLCRCVALRGILGRDAGRVSLARDALSPVFPYVTRGDGLYADDSFVQHIWVAYSGTYGQVLLDGLGRLFALLAGSPWEVTDPARQHILDAVEHAFAPLIHDGLVMDCVNGRAVSRGYLRGDDLHLMRSDHFHGQALIAAIALLADGAGQERRERWYGLVKGWIQRDAVTPVLTAGQFGVADLARLHAIADSSVPPAAEPLGHRLFPAMDRAVHRGPRFTAALSMASDRIAHYECGNGENPRGWHTGSGMLYWWPQGSSDQYTDWFWPTVDWYRLPGTTVSTKRLADRAGGEWGEPKPDVRWVGGATDGRYAAVGQHLKGLGSTLRARKSWFFLDDAVVCLGAGITCADGVPVETVVDNRNLGESGTRTFVRGPNWAHLAGHGGWILTSGGELHTLRENRTGAWSDINTGGTTERRTRRWQTLWLDHGTDPDGAGYVYVVLPGASAAETAARATGRPWLWVLANDPVAQAVAVPRLGLTGANFWRAGTVGDLAVSAGASVLVVCRGRTATLRVSEPPRTGEPLEIVWDRPVRAVTRAGDGVEVLSAGHCLRLRVTPGMACASHECEVALR